The Zygosaccharomyces rouxii strain CBS732 chromosome G complete sequence genome contains a region encoding:
- the GSF2 gene encoding Gsf2p (similar to uniprot|Q04697 Saccharomyces cerevisiae YML048W GSF2 ER localized integral membrane protein that may promote secretion of certain hexose transporters including Gal2p involved in glucose-dependent repression) → MEVSVRFNADVEKDFAFQVDREDRLRDKIARIFRKNGTGMGHFMVLRPTIFHKEEPAGYYKSMHPGYMTEGGCILYDYDADSSEYMQLLDEEKPVFEQVWPSQLILPKWDVSKVNVFTYAFIMLAWLYTDLPDCISPTPGICLTNCMSKLLIPVLDYLELYDLSSHLRLEVTPGYSSLLAQWGFFTFHVFKVLLITLFFAVGLCNPVSFNPFKVMRITKMDLTQPSIKNLVKSLGWVGIRKGTQEQYQATFYEYIMKQYGNTVKASKAGKLRVAINPGVPLSDGEGFQTPLSQRFEIDTFEKAEKEGKFYFSEAYFIELENNLKSNVEKCRGDIGLMNAEVKRFRRYGLFEPNAKIERLVEIRKRTFEKLHEEEEAEIERKRLEKVAKRREGERIKEEKETKKIR, encoded by the coding sequence ATGGAGGTTAGTGTTAGGTTTAATGcagatgttgaaaaagattttgcATTTCAAGTTGATCGTGAAGATAGGTTAAGGGATAAGATTGCAAGAATATTCCGTAAGAATGGTACTGGAATGGGACACTTCATGGTCCTTAGACCAACGATTTTTCATAAAGAAGAACCTGCAGGTTATTACAAATCAATGCACCCAGGTTATATGACTGAGGGTGGTTGTATCTTGTACGATTATGATGCGGACAGTTCAGAGTATATGCAATTgttagatgaagaaaagcCAGTTTTTGAACAGGTTTGGCCTAGTCAGTTAATCCTACCCAAATGGGATGTCAGTAAGGTTAATGTCTTTACCTATGCATTTATCATGTTGGCATGGTTGTATACAGATCTTCCGGATTGTATTTCGCCAACACCTGGTATCTGTTTGACCAATTGCATGTCAAAGTTATTGATTCCAGTTTTagattatttggaattgTACGATCTTTCTAGTCATCTGAGACTAGAAGTCACTCCTGGTTATTCGAGCTTATTGGCACAATGGGgttttttcacttttcaTGTCTTCAAGGTTTTACTCATTACATTATTCTTTGCAGTGGGTCTATGTAACCCAGTTTCATTTAATCCTTTCAAAGTGATGAGAATTACCAAGATGGATTTAACTCAGCCAAGTATTAAAAATCTAGTCAAATCCCTAGGTTGGGTTGGTATTAGAAAAGGCACTCAAGAACAATATCAAGCTACTTTTTATGAATACATTATGAAACAATATGGTAATACCGTTAAAGCTTCTAAAGCTGGTAAATTGAGAGTTGCAATTAATCCTGGTGTCCCGCTATCGGATGGAGAAGGTTTCCAAACACCATTGTCTCAGAGATTCGAGATagatacttttgaaaaagctGAAAAGGAGGGGAAGTTCTATTTTAGTGAAGCTTATTTCATCGAATTGGAGAATAACTTGAAGAGTAACGTTGAGAAGTGTCGTGGTGATATTGGATTGATGAATGCGGAAGTTAAGAGGTTTAGAAGATATGGTCTTTTCGAACCAAATGCCAAAATTGAACGTTTGGTAGAaataaggaaaagaacTTTCGAGAAATTGcatgaagaagaagaagctgaaattgaaaggaAGAGGTTGGAAAAGGTTGCCAAGAGAAGAGAGGGGGAGAGAAtaaaagaggaaaaggaaactAAAAAGATTAGGTAA
- the BFA1 gene encoding Bfa1p (similar to uniprot|P47113 Saccharomyces cerevisiae YJR053W BFA1 Component of the GTPase-activating Bfa1p-Bub2p complex involved in multiple cell cycle checkpoint pathways that control exit from mitosis), whose amino-acid sequence MSIRPVNLDEFPETSFEDMESTFGKINTNQDQEPAPVSPLGRNHGVLPTPSSASSNGTTFSISKGKRLSVGSSSRTDEEGEEDEDDFLNDFQEFQGKKDDIDDAFKTYFNLNDNDNNTNNNNNDNNNKDNSGPRKRKSIDFIKDFDEKLNLRSSRGSSRLRQRQSMMELKPHLKPSSSFSRIPNSLSAGDLRIRPNASVRFKKSMPALSNFNGMIREEDELEDDLPTLKRPQRFLDNFEEAREEEEQDDKDFVFDESLIQPQFLNRAPESPLRLSPSQYDIIRDDTLLTPRLHRRHRDWNSKDQLDSFKERRKSEQQQQHQQKQRRKGYHHHNRPQTASRIQIIKQEIDQNTPIKNGSMYYNPKTMKWEGNEHILDKFNKLESQDEKPLLIRARTSAQEPLNSATDGSHIEKISKRNSNRGKSKQSHQRIVGKMMFDEENLKWVNIDEDEEDADPFANVEDVAPLPTAPGFDGAHDENTLKAPSSGANNNGNKHISPFLRSHSQILPSGANSLDRLNSSATTRYHSVGFTRSDNTNPQFQLNSRQLEKFWHEENKWNRKVGAWFIMGDSSDAQPGDLADFNEVKNPRSFMYEIRNMVLNSTR is encoded by the coding sequence ATGTCGATTAGGCCGGTGAATCTTGATGAATTCCCGGAAACGTCTTTTGAGGATATGGAATCAACGTTTGGCAAGATAAATACaaatcaagatcaagaaccaGCTCCAGTATCACCACTAGGTAGAAACCATGGTGTACTGCCGACACCATCATCTGCGAGTTCCAACGGTACAACTTTTTCGATTTCCAAGGGTAAGAGACTTTCTGTGGGGAGTAGTAGTAGAACTGATGAGGAAGgagaagaggatgaagatgattttttgaatgatTTTCAAGAGTTTCAAGGGAAGAAAGATGACATTGATGATGCATTTAAGACTTACTTCAATTTGAacgataatgataataatactaataataataataatgataataataataaagaCAATAGTGGACCTCGCAAACGAAAAAGTATTGATTTTATCAAAGACTTTGATGAAAAGCTGAATCTCAGATCTTCAAGAGGGTCTAGTCGACTAAGGCAACGACAGTCAATGATGGAATTGAAGCCTCACCTAAAACCAAGCTCGTCATTCTCAAGAATTCCTAATAGTTTATCAGCAGGAGATCTTAGAATTCGTCCCAATGCAAGTGTAAGGTTTAAGAAATCAATGCCAGCgctttccaattttaacGGTATGATACGAGAGGAAGACGAACTAGAAGACGATTTACCAACACTAAAACGTCCTCAACGGtttttggataattttGAGGAGGCAAGggaagaggaagaacaagatgacAAAGATTTTGTATTCGACGAGAGTTTAATACAGcctcaatttttgaatagAGCTCCAGAATCCCCATTAAGACTTTCCCCATCACAATATGACATTATTAGAGATGATACCCTTTTAACTCCAAGGCTGCACCGGAGACACAGGGATTGGAATAGTAAAGATCAACTAGATTCATTTAAAGAACGTAGGAAAAGCgagcagcaacaacagcatcAACAAAAACAGCGAAGGAAAGGATATCATCACCATAACAGACCCCAGACTGCTTCTAGAATTCAGATAATCAAGCAAGAGATTGACCAGAATACCCCAATTAAAAATGGAAGTATGTACTATAATCCCAAGACCATGAAATGGGAGGGCAATGAACATATCTTGGATAAGTTTAACAAATTAGAATCTCAAGATGAAAAACCTCTACTCATAAGGGCAAGGACTAGCGCACAAGAACCATTAAATTCAGCGACAGATGGCTCCCATATAGAGAAAATATCCAAGAGAAACTCCAATAGAGGCAAGAGCAAACAATCACACCAAAGAATCGTGGGGAAGATGATGTTCGATGAAGAAAACTTGAAATGGGTCAATatagatgaagacgaagaagatgcagaTCCATTTGCAAATGTGGAAGACGTAGCACCGCTGCCGACAGCTCCTGGTTTCGATGGTGCTCATGACGAAAATACTCTGAAGGCACCATCTTCTGGTGCCAATAACAATGGCAACAAGCATATCTCACCATTTCTACGCTCTCATAGCCAGATACTACCCTCTGGTGCAAATTCACTAGATAGGCTTAACTCATCGGCCACTACAAGATACCATTCAGTTGGATTTACAAGATCGGACAATACAAATCCACAATTCCAGCTAAATTCGagacaattggaaaagttcTGGCACGAAGAGAACAAGTGGAACCGTAAAGTTGGTGCATGGTTCATAATGGGTGACAGTAGTGATGCCCAACCAGGCGATCTTGCAGATTTCAACGAGGTGAAAAACCCAAGAAGTTTTATGTACGAGATAAGAAACATGGTCTTAAACTCTACGAGGTAG
- a CDS encoding uncharacterized protein (some similarities with uniprot|P47114 Saccharomyces cerevisiae YJR054W Vacuolar protein of unknown function potential Cdc28p substrate) yields the protein MFRNDWKYTANAKTFESIDLSLFRNTKFWTVLNCIIFVWGIIILKFLLFASDIYTCIKLLAFNSWSNNIIQPYLPFRISKWLFSSCILASVILLIWEFIRGIRIYRTRNISLTYVNNFSRTAYSMFDYSKYCIYFKITPKGKFQKSAFFTFFELKDSLRLLFADTPRQVINGLTLWSVLITVNNENSNIAHGHLESFNGLITKLKTIAKTNHEEAVILSFMLFSFAIWAIFITKLAIAMIMSVYVYYKLIQGQQYSGLKEFVCVTINHNVDALVEKQKKKKGLMSQPYRLSTLSRSSIFDDDIENKAATFATSSETALSNLHNDSTTALIDSGNFNDHKNPGLAKIPTNGSWDSRYDQEVDLSQEPLKTTSMIYENDRDRDRVVMFDVAKHLKGPRYNIVAMHSSDSLPSSESLVSQQALLRQKSLSSSTSSHRARPPPPPLLGAQNSYMRLAQDENPEYERIYTPLRAYTRDGETRNNRFPDRYNSLLDRRERIANEDYGHYLNRHKY from the coding sequence ATGTTCCGCAATGATTGGAAATATACAGCTAATgccaaaacttttgaaagtATAGACCTTTCGTTATTCAGGAatacaaaattttggaCGGTTTTAAACTGTATTATCTTTGTATGGggtattattattttgaaatttttactGTTTGCCTCTGATATATATACTTGTATCAAGCTTCTGGCATTCAATTCGTGGTCAAACAACATTATCCAACCTTATTTGCCGTTCCGCATCTCAAAATGGTTGTTTAGCAGTTGTATATTGGCCTCAGTCATTCTATTGATATGGGAATTCATCCGTGGTATTAGAATTTACAGAACAAGAAACATTTCATTGACATATGTGAACAATTTCTCAAGGACAGCGTATTCCATGTTTGATTATTCCAAATACTGCATCTACTTCAAGATAACACCAAAGggtaaatttcaaaagtcGGCATTCTTTACATTTTTCGAATTAAAGGATTCTTTAAGACTTCTATTTGCAGATACTCCAAGACAAGTTATCAATGGTCTTACATTGTGGTCTGTGCTAATTACTGTGAATAACGAAAATTCTAATATCGCTCATGGTCATTTAGAAAGTTTTAATGGTCTAATTACGAAGCTTAAAACGATTGCCAAAACCAATCACGAAGAAGCTGTTATTTTATCGTTCATGTTATTTTCATTTGCCATTTGGGCaattttcatcaccaaattgGCAATTGCCATGATAATGTCAGTTTACGTATATTACAAATTAATCCAAGGTCAGCAATACAGTGGTCTTAAAGAATTCGTTTGTGTTACTATTAATCATAACGTGGATGCTCTAGTGGaaaagcagaagaagaaaaaaggtCTGATGTCACAACCCTACAGATTGAGTACACTTTCAAGAAGTAGCatttttgatgatgatattgaaaataaagCAGCTACATTTGCCACTTCTAGTGAAACTGCACTATCGAATCTCCACAACGATTCTACAACGGCACTCATCGATTCTGGAAATTTCAACGATCATAAGAATCCAGGTTTAGCCAAGATACCCACAAATGGCTCTTGGGATAGTAGATATGACCAAGAAGTGGATCTATCTCAAGAACCGTTGAAGACAACCTCAATGATTTACGAGAATGACCGTGACAGAGATAGAGTAGTCATGTTTGATGTAGCTAAGCACCTCAAAGGTCCTCGTTACAACATTGTCGCTATGCATTCGTCTGATAGTTTACCATCAAGTGAAAGTCTTGTTAGTCAACAAGCACTTTTACGTCAAAAGAGTTTAAGCTCATCAACATCTTCTCATAGAGCAAGACCACCGCCACCACCGCTGTTGGGAGCTCAAAATAGCTATATGAGATTAGCTCAGGATGAAAATCCCGAATATGAACGTATCTATACACCACTTAGAGCCTACACCAGAGATGGTGAAACGAGAAATAATAGATTCCCAGATCGTTATAACAGCCTACTGGATAGGAGGGAAAGAATTGCAAACGAGGACTATGGGCATTATCTTAACAGGCATAAGTACTGA